Proteins found in one Pontibacter sp. SGAir0037 genomic segment:
- a CDS encoding RND family transporter, giving the protein MWNKIAIFIIKNRLRLLILLSLLTAFMGYHAKDVEMSYDFANVVSPEDPDMVYFQRFKETFGEDGNILVVGVHDNHVYQLEHFRELKTLSDALAKVEGVKAVISLPNLVQVVKDTAARKFTTAPIFKTFPDNQQELDSLLQVVRNQNFYSGQIINEKTGATLLAVTVDPAYLNSARRVEVMDNIMVHANAFVKKTHIKLHYAGLPFVRAVMTTKVAAEMKLFLVLALVVTGVTLFIFFRSFYAVIFPLLVISLVVVWVMGTISLLGYKISLLTGLIPAILVVIGIPNSTYLLTRYHYDYRSHGNKILALSRVISKIGVVNLVTNTTTAIGFIVFTFTHVAILYEFGVVAGINIFVTFIISMVLIPIVFSYLPPPSPRQLRHLDAKPLNKLLEFFDYIVHRKRHLVYFFTAVALGFSCWGIYKVKTVSYMVDDLPKESSVNADLAFFEHHFGGVMPLEIIVDTGVKQGVMRLPNLNKLNKLENFLHTQPILSAPISVVGLVKTATQAFYEGDKESYRLPDNTERNFVFSYLAKQNGGVNQRLLRSFVDSTGQKARISLKVADKGSRELDTLILKKIKPELLEIYGGEGVTVTEEGNTTTFTRDDTGSQTSVSLTGTTLLFIKGNEYLINNLRSSLILAFVLVTITIALLFKSARVVIISLIPNMIPLLIAGGLMGFFNIPLKPSTALIFSIALGIAIDDSIHFLAKYRNELFTNGFNVSRAITTSLTEAGTSMVYTSVILFFGFVIFAFSEFGGTKALGLLMSVSLLIALFTNLIILPTLLMSFDNGRYERDPNALIEQYDEFYLEHEDEQLDLNQLKLRLEEEVSTEEENPANGKVQRV; this is encoded by the coding sequence ATGTGGAATAAAATTGCCATCTTTATCATCAAAAACAGGCTGAGGCTACTCATTCTGTTATCACTTCTTACTGCATTTATGGGCTACCATGCCAAAGATGTAGAAATGTCCTACGACTTTGCCAATGTTGTTTCTCCTGAGGATCCGGACATGGTATACTTCCAGCGTTTCAAAGAAACCTTTGGCGAAGACGGCAATATTCTGGTAGTAGGCGTGCACGATAACCATGTATACCAGCTGGAGCATTTTAGGGAGCTGAAAACACTTTCGGATGCTTTAGCAAAAGTAGAGGGTGTAAAAGCAGTTATCTCTTTACCCAACCTGGTGCAGGTGGTAAAAGATACAGCAGCACGTAAGTTCACAACTGCACCTATCTTTAAAACCTTTCCCGACAACCAGCAGGAGTTGGATAGTCTGCTGCAGGTAGTGCGAAACCAGAATTTCTACAGCGGGCAGATTATTAACGAAAAAACCGGAGCTACGCTTTTAGCAGTTACAGTAGATCCTGCTTATCTCAATTCGGCCAGGCGGGTGGAGGTGATGGATAACATCATGGTGCACGCCAATGCCTTTGTTAAAAAAACGCATATTAAGCTGCACTATGCAGGTCTGCCTTTTGTACGTGCTGTTATGACTACCAAAGTAGCAGCCGAAATGAAGCTGTTTCTGGTCCTGGCTCTGGTTGTAACGGGCGTTACACTTTTTATTTTCTTCCGGTCTTTTTACGCCGTTATCTTTCCGCTGCTGGTAATCAGCCTGGTGGTAGTGTGGGTAATGGGCACCATTTCTCTGTTAGGGTATAAAATCTCTTTACTTACAGGGTTGATTCCGGCCATTCTCGTTGTAATTGGCATCCCGAACTCCACATACCTGCTCACGCGCTACCACTACGACTATCGCAGCCACGGCAACAAGATTCTGGCGCTTTCGAGGGTCATCAGCAAAATCGGAGTAGTAAATCTGGTAACAAACACTACCACGGCCATTGGTTTTATTGTATTCACATTTACGCATGTGGCTATACTTTATGAGTTTGGTGTAGTGGCTGGCATCAACATTTTTGTGACGTTTATCATAAGCATGGTGCTTATACCTATTGTGTTTTCGTACCTGCCGCCACCAAGCCCGAGGCAGCTAAGGCACCTGGATGCAAAGCCGCTGAACAAACTATTAGAGTTTTTCGATTACATTGTGCACCGCAAGCGCCACCTGGTTTATTTCTTTACTGCGGTAGCTTTAGGTTTTTCCTGCTGGGGTATCTACAAAGTAAAGACTGTTTCTTATATGGTAGATGATCTGCCGAAAGAAAGCAGTGTAAATGCCGATCTTGCCTTCTTTGAACATCATTTCGGAGGAGTAATGCCACTTGAAATTATCGTGGATACAGGAGTAAAGCAGGGAGTAATGCGCTTGCCTAACCTGAACAAATTAAATAAGCTGGAGAATTTCCTGCATACACAACCCATCCTTTCGGCTCCCATTTCAGTAGTAGGTTTGGTAAAAACAGCTACACAGGCTTTCTATGAAGGAGATAAAGAGTCGTACCGGCTGCCGGATAATACAGAGCGTAATTTCGTGTTCAGTTACCTAGCCAAGCAAAATGGAGGAGTAAACCAGCGGTTGCTTCGCTCTTTTGTAGACAGCACAGGTCAGAAAGCACGTATCTCGCTTAAAGTTGCCGACAAAGGATCCAGGGAATTAGATACGCTTATCCTGAAAAAGATAAAGCCTGAACTGCTTGAGATTTACGGAGGAGAAGGCGTAACTGTAACGGAAGAAGGCAACACCACTACCTTTACCCGCGACGATACAGGCAGCCAAACCTCTGTTAGCCTGACAGGTACAACGCTCTTATTCATCAAAGGAAACGAGTACCTTATCAACAACCTGCGGTCCAGTTTAATATTGGCGTTTGTGTTGGTAACTATTACCATTGCTTTGTTGTTTAAATCGGCAAGGGTGGTTATTATATCGCTCATTCCGAACATGATACCGCTTTTAATTGCCGGTGGCCTGATGGGGTTTTTCAACATACCGCTCAAGCCGAGTACGGCACTTATTTTCAGTATCGCGCTGGGAATAGCCATCGACGATTCGATACACTTTCTGGCAAAGTACAGAAATGAATTGTTTACGAATGGGTTTAACGTGAGCAGGGCCATTACTACCAGTTTAACAGAGGCAGGTACCAGTATGGTATATACTTCTGTTATACTGTTCTTTGGCTTTGTTATATTTGCATTCTCAGAGTTTGGCGGTACAAAGGCATTGGGCTTGCTGATGTCGGTAAGTTTATTGATTGCATTGTTCACAAACCTGATTATATTGCCAACTTTGCTGATGAGTTTCGACAACGGCAGGTACGAGCGTGATCCGAATGCCTTGATAGAACAGTACGACGAGTTTTACCTGGAGCACGAAGATGAACAGCTGGACCTGAATCAGCTGAAGTTAAGATTAGAAGAAGAAGTAAGTACGGAAGAAGAAAATCCTGCAAATGGGAAAGTACAACGAGTATAA
- a CDS encoding cation:proton antiporter has protein sequence MILLLDLKLPFEDPVLIFTLVLLIILIAPMVFNKLKIPGIIGLILAGVLVGPNGINLLLRDASIQLFGTVGILYIMFMAGLEMDMIGFKKTKTRSIVYGALTFLIPIITGTVTFMYGFGYGINSAVLLASMFASHTLLAYPIISRLGLTKNEAITVTIGGTIITDTAVLLVLAIVAGSAQGNISLFYWVQLAVSLAAFMGVVLFVFPRIARWFFKQIESEKGAQYIFVLTLVFAASFLAELAGVEAILGAFLAGLALNQLIPHTSALMNRIEFVGNNIFIPFFLISVGMLVDFSVLFQGVDIVIMTVVVIILALATKWLAAFITQKMYGYSLVQRNLIFGLSTARAAATLAVILVGFDLGLIGESALNMTVVLILVTCLISSFVTEKAGKALAIVESRKKPDLSEKPDRILVPIANPKTIENLVDLSIMLKNPDYHEPIYPLAVVIDNEHANEEIYRKNKMLQEAIKHASATDSDVQLVSKIDVNIASGILRAIKELMITEVVIGWNAKITTRDRIFGTVLDSLLESTEQMILVCKIAQPLNTTERIVVIVPLNADLERGYLRWLRAVRLLSVQLGAKIVFRGRRRTLNKIKSTLKGTKPAVSAEFIPLMNLEEFENMKSEVRKDDMVVVVSARKGTVSYDHDLDIIPRLLSKNYKENSFIIIYPEQHPVQYQDNQLSTADYTHESGTRENL, from the coding sequence ATGATACTACTGCTCGATTTGAAGTTGCCATTCGAAGATCCGGTATTAATATTTACGCTTGTGCTGCTCATCATACTAATAGCGCCAATGGTGTTTAATAAGCTAAAAATACCAGGTATCATAGGCTTGATATTAGCAGGAGTTTTAGTAGGCCCCAATGGAATCAATTTACTTCTTAGAGATGCCAGTATACAGCTATTCGGAACAGTAGGAATTTTATATATCATGTTCATGGCTGGATTAGAAATGGACATGATAGGATTTAAAAAGACAAAGACCAGAAGTATAGTGTATGGTGCGTTAACGTTTCTAATACCTATAATAACAGGTACAGTCACCTTTATGTATGGCTTTGGCTATGGCATAAACTCAGCTGTACTTCTGGCAAGCATGTTTGCATCGCATACGCTGTTGGCTTATCCGATAATCAGCAGATTAGGATTAACTAAAAATGAAGCTATAACAGTAACAATCGGAGGTACTATTATAACAGATACAGCTGTACTGCTAGTACTGGCTATAGTGGCTGGATCGGCTCAGGGAAATATCTCGTTGTTCTATTGGGTACAATTAGCAGTTTCATTAGCGGCGTTTATGGGAGTTGTTCTGTTTGTTTTTCCCAGAATTGCCAGATGGTTTTTCAAGCAGATAGAGAGTGAAAAAGGCGCCCAATATATTTTTGTGCTGACCTTAGTATTTGCAGCTTCATTCTTGGCTGAATTAGCGGGAGTAGAAGCAATATTAGGTGCCTTTCTGGCAGGTTTAGCCTTAAACCAATTAATACCACATACATCAGCTCTCATGAATAGAATTGAGTTTGTAGGTAACAACATATTTATACCTTTCTTTTTAATAAGTGTAGGCATGCTGGTTGACTTTAGTGTGCTCTTTCAAGGCGTGGATATTGTAATCATGACAGTGGTCGTCATCATACTGGCCTTGGCAACAAAGTGGCTGGCGGCATTTATAACACAAAAGATGTATGGCTATAGTTTAGTGCAGCGCAATCTGATATTCGGATTAAGTACAGCCAGGGCAGCAGCTACATTGGCGGTAATTCTGGTAGGATTCGATTTGGGTTTAATTGGGGAGAGCGCCTTAAATATGACAGTTGTACTGATACTGGTTACATGCCTGATCAGCTCCTTTGTTACTGAGAAAGCCGGTAAAGCATTAGCAATAGTAGAGAGCCGAAAGAAGCCTGATCTCAGTGAAAAGCCGGATAGGATACTGGTGCCGATTGCCAATCCTAAGACCATAGAAAATCTGGTGGATTTATCTATTATGCTAAAGAACCCCGACTACCACGAGCCAATTTATCCTTTAGCCGTGGTAATAGATAACGAGCATGCCAATGAAGAAATATATAGGAAAAACAAAATGCTGCAGGAAGCAATCAAACATGCCTCAGCAACAGATAGCGATGTACAGTTAGTATCGAAAATTGATGTAAACATAGCAAGCGGTATTTTAAGAGCTATAAAAGAGCTGATGATTACTGAAGTTGTAATTGGCTGGAATGCAAAGATTACAACAAGGGACAGAATATTTGGAACAGTACTGGACAGTTTGCTGGAAAGTACAGAACAAATGATTCTGGTTTGTAAAATTGCTCAGCCACTGAATACAACAGAAAGAATTGTAGTCATTGTACCTCTGAATGCGGACCTGGAGAGAGGTTATCTCAGGTGGCTCCGAGCTGTTCGCTTACTTTCTGTTCAGTTAGGGGCCAAAATTGTTTTCAGGGGAAGAAGAAGAACGCTGAACAAAATCAAATCAACCCTTAAGGGTACAAAGCCAGCTGTGTCGGCAGAGTTTATACCACTCATGAATTTAGAAGAATTTGAAAACATGAAATCGGAGGTAAGAAAAGATGATATGGTTGTAGTTGTATCAGCCAGAAAAGGCACAGTTTCCTACGACCACGACCTGGATATAATACCCAGGCTGCTGTCTAAAAATTACAAGGAAAACAGTTTCATCATTATCTATCCGGAGCAGCACCCCGTACAATACCAGGACAACCAGTTAAGTACAGCAGACTACACCCATGAAAGCGGAACAAGGGAAAACCTTTAA
- a CDS encoding cation:proton antiporter yields the protein MYLNLDYYFPEYFPITDPVLIFSLVLFIILLAPVILNRLKIPSIIGLILAGVAIGPNGFNILLRDQGIVLFGTVGLLYIMFLAGLEIDMNDFKKNRTKSLIFGGFTFAIPMVLGTVVSFFLLQFSLLSSVLLASMFASHTLLAYPIVSRLGVTKNRAVNITVGGTIITDTAALLVLAIITAATRGELGSEFWIRLCISLAIFSFIVLWGFPRFTRWFFKNYESEAISQYIFVLAMVFLAAFLAELAGIEPIIGAFMAGLALNRLIPHSSPLMNRIEFVGNALFIPFFLIGVGMLVDLRVLFRGPEALVVASAMIAVATSAKWLAAFISRKVFRFSKTEGQLMFGLSNAQAAATLAAVLVGYRLELLNENVLNGTIMMILVTCIISSFATEKAAVRQAMVESETAPDLSEIPERILVPIANADTMEQLIDLAVLVKNPKSIEPIYPLAIIKDDQQTKENLLQSTKLLEKAKHYAAATDTDVAVLTRVDSNIPNGIVRAVKDLMITEIVMGWSEKISTKDRIFGSVLDNILRKAGEMILVAKLVQPVSTIKQVKIAVPPRAEAEPGFIHWLNTVRTIAKQTSAPVTFYATEATNQRILSTFKEMKVNLTVKYNLFEDWEDFLILSRDVLDDDLFIIISARPGSVSHHSQLSNIHRQLSRYFQQHNFVVIYPEQHSQHLVDPRTSAAPAY from the coding sequence ATGTACCTGAACCTCGATTATTATTTTCCTGAATACTTTCCGATAACTGATCCAGTACTGATATTTTCGCTGGTACTCTTCATTATTCTACTCGCTCCAGTTATCCTGAACAGGCTGAAAATTCCAAGCATCATAGGGTTGATTCTGGCTGGTGTGGCTATCGGGCCTAATGGATTTAACATACTCCTGCGTGACCAGGGCATTGTTCTTTTCGGAACAGTAGGCTTGCTCTACATCATGTTTCTGGCCGGACTCGAGATCGATATGAACGATTTTAAGAAGAACAGAACCAAGAGCCTGATCTTTGGAGGGTTCACGTTCGCAATTCCTATGGTGTTGGGAACAGTCGTTTCTTTTTTCCTGCTTCAGTTTAGCCTGCTGTCTTCGGTTTTGTTAGCCAGTATGTTCGCTTCACATACCTTGCTGGCTTACCCGATTGTCAGCAGGTTAGGTGTTACAAAAAACAGGGCTGTAAACATTACAGTAGGAGGCACCATTATAACAGATACGGCAGCTTTATTAGTACTCGCTATTATCACAGCTGCTACCCGGGGAGAATTAGGCAGTGAGTTCTGGATCAGGTTGTGTATTTCATTGGCCATCTTCTCTTTTATTGTGTTGTGGGGCTTTCCGAGGTTTACACGCTGGTTCTTTAAGAACTATGAAAGCGAAGCCATATCACAGTATATCTTTGTATTGGCTATGGTTTTCCTGGCAGCTTTCCTGGCAGAGCTAGCAGGTATAGAACCCATTATTGGTGCCTTTATGGCTGGTTTGGCTCTGAACAGGCTGATCCCACATTCGTCACCGCTGATGAACCGCATCGAGTTTGTAGGGAATGCCCTTTTCATTCCTTTTTTCCTGATTGGAGTAGGTATGCTGGTAGACCTGAGGGTGTTGTTCCGGGGTCCTGAAGCCCTGGTTGTGGCAAGTGCTATGATTGCAGTAGCTACTTCTGCAAAGTGGCTGGCTGCCTTCATCAGCAGAAAAGTATTCCGTTTTTCAAAAACAGAGGGGCAGCTGATGTTTGGTTTGAGTAATGCCCAGGCCGCTGCCACACTGGCCGCTGTTTTGGTGGGCTATAGGTTAGAACTCCTGAACGAAAACGTGCTGAATGGTACCATCATGATGATTCTGGTAACTTGTATTATCAGCTCTTTTGCAACAGAGAAGGCAGCTGTAAGGCAGGCGATGGTAGAAAGCGAAACAGCCCCTGATCTATCTGAAATACCTGAACGTATTCTGGTACCTATAGCCAATGCCGATACTATGGAGCAACTCATCGATTTAGCCGTACTGGTCAAAAATCCAAAATCGATAGAGCCTATATATCCATTGGCTATTATCAAAGACGATCAGCAGACCAAAGAGAATCTGCTTCAGAGCACCAAGCTGTTAGAAAAAGCAAAACACTATGCTGCCGCCACCGATACCGATGTAGCTGTACTTACACGTGTGGACAGCAACATTCCTAATGGTATTGTCAGAGCTGTTAAAGACCTGATGATCACTGAAATTGTGATGGGGTGGAGTGAGAAGATATCCACCAAAGACAGGATATTCGGGAGTGTATTAGATAATATCCTGCGCAAAGCGGGTGAAATGATATTGGTTGCAAAGCTGGTGCAGCCAGTTAGCACTATTAAACAGGTAAAAATTGCTGTTCCTCCCAGGGCAGAGGCAGAACCTGGGTTTATACACTGGCTGAACACAGTTAGAACTATTGCGAAACAAACCAGTGCGCCTGTTACTTTTTACGCCACGGAAGCTACCAACCAGCGTATTTTAAGCACTTTTAAAGAAATGAAGGTGAACCTGACAGTGAAGTATAACCTGTTTGAAGATTGGGAAGACTTTCTGATTCTGAGTCGTGATGTGCTAGACGATGATCTGTTTATAATCATTAGCGCACGGCCGGGCAGTGTCTCTCATCATTCGCAATTATCAAACATTCACAGGCAGTTGTCGAGGTACTTTCAGCAACATAATTTTGTGGTTATTTATCCGGAGCAGCATAGCCAGCACCTGGTAGATCCCAGAACTTCAGCAGCACCAGCTTATTAA
- a CDS encoding glycine--tRNA ligase translates to MATQEKTPAENAQLKDIISHAKEYGFVFPSSEVYDGLAAVYDYGQMGVELKNNIKNLWWRSMTQLNQNVVGIDAAIFMHPLTWKASGHVDSFNDPMIDNKDSKKRYRADVLIEEKAAQYENEGDVEKAKALTAEMGRLLEEENLEGVRELIIREDIKCPVSGTANWTEVRQFNLMFSTQVGSVAEESSTIYLRPETAQGIFVNFLNVQKTGRMKVPFGIAQIGKAFRNEIVARQFIFRMREFEQMEMQFFVRPGTEEEWYEKWKATRRKWHEALGIPTEDLRFHDHDKLAHYAKAAVDIEYRFPFGFKEVEGIHSRSDFDLSQHQELSKKKMQYFDNDLNEEGKPYGNYIPYVIETSVGADRLFLMTLCNAYQEEEITEGDATKTRTFLKLHPAIAPVKAAILPLVKKGGLPEKATEIFDSLKYDFNLIYEERDSIGKRYTRQDLIGTPFCIAVDYDTLEDNTVTVRDRDSREQVRMPISELKSYIENAVSFKNIFEKLS, encoded by the coding sequence ATGGCAACACAAGAAAAAACACCTGCAGAAAACGCACAACTAAAAGATATTATCTCGCATGCCAAGGAATATGGTTTTGTATTCCCTTCGAGTGAAGTGTACGACGGCTTAGCTGCTGTGTACGACTATGGTCAGATGGGAGTGGAGTTAAAGAACAACATCAAGAACCTGTGGTGGAGAAGCATGACGCAACTGAACCAGAATGTAGTGGGTATAGATGCAGCTATCTTTATGCACCCGCTTACCTGGAAGGCATCAGGCCACGTTGATAGCTTTAACGACCCTATGATCGATAACAAAGATTCTAAAAAACGTTATCGTGCCGATGTGTTGATAGAGGAGAAAGCTGCCCAGTACGAGAACGAAGGAGATGTAGAAAAGGCAAAGGCACTGACAGCCGAAATGGGCCGTTTGCTGGAGGAGGAAAACCTGGAAGGAGTACGCGAATTAATTATCCGGGAAGATATAAAATGCCCTGTTTCAGGTACAGCCAACTGGACAGAAGTACGCCAGTTTAACCTGATGTTTTCTACACAGGTAGGATCTGTGGCAGAAGAATCGAGCACTATTTACCTGCGCCCGGAAACTGCACAGGGCATATTTGTAAACTTCCTGAATGTGCAGAAAACCGGCCGTATGAAAGTGCCTTTTGGAATTGCACAAATTGGAAAAGCTTTCAGAAATGAGATTGTAGCCCGTCAGTTTATTTTCCGGATGCGCGAATTCGAGCAGATGGAGATGCAGTTCTTTGTTCGCCCCGGCACAGAAGAAGAGTGGTATGAGAAGTGGAAAGCTACACGCAGGAAGTGGCATGAGGCATTAGGTATACCAACCGAAGATCTGCGCTTCCACGACCACGACAAGCTGGCGCATTATGCTAAGGCGGCTGTAGATATTGAGTACAGATTCCCGTTTGGCTTTAAAGAAGTAGAAGGTATACACTCTCGCAGCGACTTCGACCTGAGCCAGCACCAGGAGCTGAGCAAGAAAAAAATGCAGTACTTCGACAACGACCTGAACGAAGAAGGCAAACCATACGGTAACTATATACCTTATGTAATTGAGACTTCGGTTGGAGCAGACCGCCTCTTCCTGATGACGCTGTGCAATGCTTACCAGGAAGAAGAAATCACAGAAGGAGATGCCACTAAAACACGCACATTCCTGAAGCTGCACCCTGCTATAGCCCCTGTTAAGGCTGCTATACTTCCGCTGGTGAAGAAAGGCGGTTTACCGGAAAAAGCTACCGAAATTTTCGATTCGTTGAAGTACGATTTTAACCTGATCTACGAAGAGCGTGACAGCATCGGTAAACGCTATACCCGCCAAGATCTGATCGGTACGCCTTTCTGTATTGCTGTAGATTATGATACACTGGAAGATAATACAGTTACAGTTCGTGACCGTGACAGCCGTGAGCAGGTACGGATGCCAATATCAGAACTGAAGAGCTATATTGAAAATGCAGTAAGCTTTAAGAATATTTTTGAAAAGTTAAGTTAG
- a CDS encoding DUF4385 domain-containing protein has product MKAEQGKTFNYELNFAEVDFRKEPGLYRVGKGEQGVLLVEPYKSEILPYWRFKTPEIATESSEKIYQLFLQYLEQQDFVGADMARKFLQMGYTRSRRYANHKSGRKYKQNPQQEETWQEEKEARQKYLLPNEPDPVKARSAEIFKEKWQQAKENKEYRQMMADFKKKYGTDTPKSKKT; this is encoded by the coding sequence ATGAAAGCGGAACAAGGGAAAACCTTTAACTATGAGCTTAACTTTGCAGAAGTAGACTTTCGGAAAGAACCGGGTTTATACCGCGTAGGAAAGGGCGAACAGGGGGTGTTGCTGGTAGAGCCTTATAAATCGGAGATACTGCCGTACTGGCGCTTTAAAACGCCTGAGATCGCAACGGAATCATCGGAGAAGATATACCAACTGTTCCTGCAGTACCTGGAGCAGCAGGATTTTGTAGGAGCCGACATGGCCCGTAAATTCCTGCAGATGGGCTACACCAGATCGAGGCGGTACGCCAATCACAAATCAGGGCGGAAGTATAAGCAGAACCCTCAGCAGGAAGAAACCTGGCAGGAGGAGAAGGAGGCGCGGCAAAAGTATCTGTTACCCAATGAGCCCGACCCAGTTAAAGCCAGATCAGCCGAAATTTTTAAAGAAAAGTGGCAGCAGGCAAAGGAAAACAAAGAGTACCGCCAGATGATGGCAGATTTTAAGAAAAAGTACGGTACAGACACGCCAAAATCAAAGAAAACATAA